The Rhodoferax ferrireducens T118 DNA segment GCACCACGGTGCACGCCATTACCTCAGTGCGGGCGGTGGAAAACGCGTTGAAAATGGAAATTCCACTCAATGCGCAGTACATCCGCAACCTGATTATCCTGGCGCACTCGGTGCATGACAGCATCGTTCACTTCTACCACCTGTCGGCACTCGACTGGGTCGATGTGACCTCGGCGCTCAAGGCAGACCCGGACAAAACCGCCATTTTGGGTGAAAGCCTCTCCAGCTGGCACCTCAACAGCAAGCATGAGATGCGGCGCGTGCACGAGCGGCTCCAGCATTTTGTCAATGGCGGGCAGCTCGGCATCTTCACCAACGGCTACTGGGGCCACCCGGCCATGAAGTTGTCACCCGAGGTCAACCTGCTGGCGGTGGCGCACTATCTGCAGGCGCTCGAAGTGCAACGCAAGGCCAACAAGATCGTGTCCATTCTGGGCTCCAAGACACCGCACATCCAGAATGTGGCGGTGGGCGGTGTGGCCAATCCGCTGGCGACGGATTCACAAGCGGTGTTGACAGTGGAACGCCTGATGGCCATCAAGGGCTGGATCGATGAACTGGCTGATTTTGTCAAGAATGTCTACCTGATCGACGTCGCTGCCGTGGGCGCTTTCTACCCGGAATGGACTGCCATAGGCAAAGGCGTCACCAACTATTTGTCGGTGCCCGATATTCCGCTCGATGCCAAGGGAACGCAGTTTGCCTTCCCCGGCGGTTTCATTGAGGGCGGCGACCTGGCCAAGCGCAAGCCCATCTCGTCGTTCAACGACGAGTACTGGATCAAGGGTGTCGAAGAGTCCGTCAAGCACTCCTGGTACAACTATGACAAAGCGGGTGCTTTGCATCCCTACAAGGGCGAGACCACACCCAACTACACCGACTTCAAGGATGATGCCAAGTATTCGTGGATGAAGTCGCCCACCTTCTACGGCAAGGTCGCCCAGGTCGGCCCGCTGGCCCGCGTGCTCAATGGACTGGCGGCCGGTCATGAAGCCACCACCAAATACGCCACGGCCACACTTGACACGGTCTCTGCATTGGCCAAGACCAAGATTGGCCTCGACGCCATGCACTCCACCATCGGTCGTCATGCGGCGCGCGCTATCTCTTGCTGCGTCAATGTGGATCTGCTGGCCGACCAATGGACCGCCTTGCTGACCAATATGGGCAAGGGTGATCTGGCCACTTTCAACAAGCCGGTATTTCCCAAGGGCGAGGTCATGGGCGTGGGCTTTCATGAGGCGCCGCGCGGCGCCCTGTCGCACTGGGTGGTCATTGACAACGGCAAGATCAAGAATTACCAGTGCGTGGTGCCTTCCACCTGGAACGCCTGTCCCAGAAACGAGAAGGATGAGCCGGGTCCCTACGAAGCCTCCTTGCTCCATACGCCCATCGCCGACCCGGAAAAACCCTTGGAAGTGCTGCGCACCATTCACTCCTTTGACCCCTGCATTGCCTGCGCCATCCATTTGACCGACACTGTGAGCGGCACGGCCATCTCGGTCAAGGCGGTCTAGCAGCGGCGTACCATCCAAGGGTCAACGAATGGCTGACTCTTTTCATTCGGGGCCTCACTTTATGCATGCAGTTGTACTGGGTATCGGCAACACGATCCTGACCGATGAGGCGGCAGGCGTGCGCGCGGTGGAGGCGCTGGAGCTGGCCTTCAAGATGCCCGCGGAGGTGCAGCTTATCGACGGCGGCACCTCCGGCATGGAGATGATCGAAGACCTGTCCAACCTCGATTTCCTGATCGTGATCGATGTCGTCAGGACCGGTGCCGCGGCAGGGACGGTTGTCAAAATATCGGGCGATCAGATTCCGGTTTTTTTCCGCAGCAAGCTCTCGCCCCATCAAATTGGTCTGCCCGATGTGCTGGCCAGTCTGGAACTGCTAGACACCATGCCGAAAGAAATTGTGGTGTTGGGCGTTGAGCCGATTTCACTGGAACTGGGCATGGAGATGACGCCGACCATTGCGGAAACAATTCCGCAATTGGTCGAGATGGCCGTTGCTGAACTGGTTTTGCGCGGCTATGCGCTTGAGCCCCTGACGGCACAGGTCGCTTGAGATGTGCCTGGCCGCACCTTCCCGCGTGATCGAGGTTCGTGCTGGCACAGCCGTCACGGAGTGTTTTGGCTTGAGGCGCGAGGTCAGCCTGCTGTTGCTGGATGAAGAAATTGCGGTCGGCGACTACCTGCTGATTCAGGCCGGTGGTTTTGCGTTTGAGCGGATCGACTCGGCGCGAGCGCAGGAATCCCTGGCATTGATGCAGGAGCTGATGGCAGAGCACGATGACGCCAGGCGCTGGGGTGAATCCGCATGAGCCCCAACATTCACATTGTCAGTCCGGCTGACGCGGTTGAAGCGGCTTTTTCCCGCATCCAGCAGGAATGCATGGTCGACGTGCCCATTCTCAATCCGGCGCTGTCCGTCGAGGCCATTGATTTCCAGCGCTGGCAGGGGCATTGGCTGGGCATGGTGGTGACGCCCTGGTGCATGAGCCTGTTGCTGCTGCCCGGCAGCATTGACAACTGGGTCTCCACGGGTGAAAACAAACGTCGCTTTGTCAGGTTCCCTGCGGGTGATTTTGCGTTTCTGGGCGGCCATGAAACGGAGCTGGGTGAGTACCAGAGCTGCTCGCTGTTTTCGCCCATGGGCAAGTTCTCAAGCCAGTCGGAGGCGACCATGACGGCGCGCGCCTCCTTGGTCGGCCTGTTGACGGTGCCGCAGCCGCCCCAGGCGGTTAACAAAAAAGATAGGGCTGCTGGGCAGACCCCGGTGTCCCGCCGAAACTTTTTTGCTTTTCGAAAACAGTAAGCTGCCCGCTATGCACGAAATGTCGCTCGCCGAAGGGGTGCTGCAACTGATAGAGGATGCAGCGCGCAAAGATCACTTTGCCAAAGTCACCACCGTCTGGCTTGAAATTGGTCAGCTCTCGGGTGTAGAGCCCGAAGCCATGGTATTTTGTTTTGATGCGGTGACGCGGGACAGCGTCGCCCAAGGTGCGCGGCTGGAAATCATGACATTGCCCGGCACTGCTTGGTGCATGGCCTGCGCAGAAACAGTGCCGATGGCGGAAGTGTTTGGCCAGTGCCCGCAATGTGGCGGCTACCAACTGCAGGTCACCGGGGGCACTGAAATGCGGGTCAAAGAACTTGAAGTAGAGTAACAACAAATAGGAGACTGGCTATGTGTGTCACTTGTGGCTGCG contains these protein-coding regions:
- a CDS encoding nickel-dependent hydrogenase large subunit, with protein sequence MSQRITIDPITRIEGHLRIDVDIDGGKVNKAWSSGQMWRGVELILLGRDPRDAWAITQRICGVCTTVHAITSVRAVENALKMEIPLNAQYIRNLIILAHSVHDSIVHFYHLSALDWVDVTSALKADPDKTAILGESLSSWHLNSKHEMRRVHERLQHFVNGGQLGIFTNGYWGHPAMKLSPEVNLLAVAHYLQALEVQRKANKIVSILGSKTPHIQNVAVGGVANPLATDSQAVLTVERLMAIKGWIDELADFVKNVYLIDVAAVGAFYPEWTAIGKGVTNYLSVPDIPLDAKGTQFAFPGGFIEGGDLAKRKPISSFNDEYWIKGVEESVKHSWYNYDKAGALHPYKGETTPNYTDFKDDAKYSWMKSPTFYGKVAQVGPLARVLNGLAAGHEATTKYATATLDTVSALAKTKIGLDAMHSTIGRHAARAISCCVNVDLLADQWTALLTNMGKGDLATFNKPVFPKGEVMGVGFHEAPRGALSHWVVIDNGKIKNYQCVVPSTWNACPRNEKDEPGPYEASLLHTPIADPEKPLEVLRTIHSFDPCIACAIHLTDTVSGTAISVKAV
- a CDS encoding HyaD/HybD family hydrogenase maturation endopeptidase, whose protein sequence is MHAVVLGIGNTILTDEAAGVRAVEALELAFKMPAEVQLIDGGTSGMEMIEDLSNLDFLIVIDVVRTGAAAGTVVKISGDQIPVFFRSKLSPHQIGLPDVLASLELLDTMPKEIVVLGVEPISLELGMEMTPTIAETIPQLVEMAVAELVLRGYALEPLTAQVA
- a CDS encoding HypC/HybG/HupF family hydrogenase formation chaperone; translation: MCLAAPSRVIEVRAGTAVTECFGLRREVSLLLLDEEIAVGDYLLIQAGGFAFERIDSARAQESLALMQELMAEHDDARRWGESA
- the hybE gene encoding [NiFe]-hydrogenase assembly chaperone HybE yields the protein MSPNIHIVSPADAVEAAFSRIQQECMVDVPILNPALSVEAIDFQRWQGHWLGMVVTPWCMSLLLLPGSIDNWVSTGENKRRFVRFPAGDFAFLGGHETELGEYQSCSLFSPMGKFSSQSEATMTARASLVGLLTVPQPPQAVNKKDRAAGQTPVSRRNFFAFRKQ
- the hypA gene encoding hydrogenase maturation nickel metallochaperone HypA; this encodes MHEMSLAEGVLQLIEDAARKDHFAKVTTVWLEIGQLSGVEPEAMVFCFDAVTRDSVAQGARLEIMTLPGTAWCMACAETVPMAEVFGQCPQCGGYQLQVTGGTEMRVKELEVE